A region from the Pelobates fuscus isolate aPelFus1 chromosome 3, aPelFus1.pri, whole genome shotgun sequence genome encodes:
- the LOC134602016 gene encoding olfactory receptor 11L1-like, whose amino-acid sequence MNVINQTTVTEIILLGFQDLLHFKVLFLIALPVFLIMTVCGNILIIWLVASTSSLQSPMYFFLTQLSISDLLVTTTIIPKTLYIIYNEGGTMSFSGCLIQYYFYSCAEASECFILSIMAFDRYLAICNPLRYRSLMNSVLRVTLVIISWLLSLFASLIILISIIQLQFCGPNVIDHFFCDLVPLLELSCSDIKLLEMEILILCVPITITPLISIVVFYVHIAQAALRISTTIGRSKVFSTCSSHLTVVSVFFGTITGIYMIPTNKKYVTANKIASLLYTVVTPMINPIIYSLRNKDIKEAAKKNIVKINIYN is encoded by the coding sequence ATGAATGTCATAAACCAGACCACTGTCACTGAGATTATTTTACTTGGATTTCAGGATCTACTACACTTcaaggttttatttttaattgcccTTCCTGTTTTCCTCATTATGACCGTATGCGGAAATATTCTGATTATTTGGCTGGTGGCATCTACCAGCAGTCTCCAGTCTCCCATGTATTTCTTCCTAACACAACTGTCCATTTCTGATTTACTGGTTACAACAACTATTATCCCCAAAacactttatattatatataatgaagGGGGCACTATGTCTTTTTCAGGTTGCCTTATtcagtattatttttattcttgtgCTGAAGCCtctgaatgttttattttatcaatAATGGCTTTTGATAGATATCTGGCCATCTGTAACCCTCTGAGATATCGCTCTTTAATGAATTCTGTGTTACGTGTTACATTGGTTATCATCAGTTGGCTATTAAGCCTTTTTGCAtcattaattatattaatatcaatAATTCAGCTTCAGTTTTGTGGCCCAAATGTTATTGATCATTTCTTCTGTGATCTTGTCCCACTATTAGAACTTTCTTGTTCAGACATCAAGTTACTTGAAATGGAAATTCTTATATTGTGTGTACCAATAACTATCACTCCACTCATAAGTATTGTAGTATTTTATGTGCATATTGCGCAGGCTGCCCTTAGGATTTCCACCACAATTGGAAGATCAAAAGTCTTCTCGACTTGTAGTTCCCACCTCACTGTGGTTTCCGTTTTCTTTGGCACTATAACAGGAATTTATATGATTCCCACCAATAAGAAATATGTGACTGCCAACAAAATTGCTTCTTTGTTATACACTGTGGTGACCCCTATGATTAACCCGATCATATATAGTCTGAGGAACAAGGATATCAAGGAAGCCGCAAAGAAAAACattgttaaaattaatatatacaattaa